From one Thermomicrobiales bacterium genomic stretch:
- a CDS encoding conjugal transfer protein TraB — protein sequence MAMFIAAAAAVGTIGWSGEVLLLPVACLFPALWAFSPSRLVAGLVSMAYFMAASRGLPVGVSIFYATDMWLGLVLWVAASLSFVLVHTVLWSPRSGWPKAVRYAVAAIMMSVPPFGIVGWASPITAAGVLFPGWGWVGLIAVLICLLAMTTQAWTVTTIVLAGSWALSVMNWALVSVPGGWIGINTDFEYAAGEFADYNQHVATIALVRRAAEAGATHIILPESALGIWTASAERLWMRGLNELDVAVLGGAIVVGDDGYDNVMVTLTSRGSEIVYRERMPVPISMWRPWTSGGAVAHFFDNPTGSFSGKSIAPLICYEQLIMWPVLQSMLISPDLIVATGNGWWTGDTNIVSIQHAAVVAWARLFGLPVVSAFNG from the coding sequence ATGGCGATGTTCATCGCCGCGGCCGCGGCGGTCGGCACCATTGGATGGAGCGGCGAGGTGCTTTTGCTTCCGGTCGCGTGTCTGTTTCCTGCGCTTTGGGCTTTCTCGCCGTCGCGCCTCGTCGCCGGTCTGGTTTCGATGGCGTATTTCATGGCGGCTTCGCGTGGTTTGCCTGTTGGCGTTTCAATCTTCTACGCGACAGATATGTGGCTAGGTCTCGTGCTTTGGGTCGCGGCGTCTCTTTCATTCGTCTTGGTTCACACCGTACTGTGGTCACCTCGGTCCGGATGGCCCAAAGCCGTTCGTTACGCGGTCGCGGCGATAATGATGAGCGTGCCGCCATTCGGGATCGTCGGGTGGGCCAGCCCGATCACCGCGGCCGGCGTGCTATTTCCAGGATGGGGATGGGTTGGGCTTATTGCGGTCCTCATTTGTCTGTTGGCCATGACGACGCAGGCGTGGACGGTTACGACAATAGTGCTCGCCGGATCATGGGCGCTGTCGGTGATGAACTGGGCGCTAGTCAGCGTTCCAGGCGGTTGGATTGGGATTAACACGGACTTTGAGTATGCGGCGGGCGAGTTCGCGGATTACAATCAGCATGTCGCAACGATTGCCTTGGTGCGTCGAGCGGCTGAGGCCGGTGCAACTCATATCATCTTGCCTGAAAGCGCCCTCGGCATCTGGACGGCGAGCGCGGAACGACTTTGGATGCGCGGCCTGAACGAACTCGATGTAGCAGTCCTCGGCGGCGCGATCGTCGTCGGTGATGACGGTTATGACAATGTGATGGTTACCCTCACCTCTAGAGGAAGCGAGATCGTCTATCGTGAGCGCATGCCGGTGCCGATTTCAATGTGGCGGCCCTGGACCTCCGGTGGTGCTGTCGCGCACTTTTTTGACAATCCAACTGGCAGTTTCTCCGGGAAGTCGATCGCACCGTTGATCTGCTACGAGCAGTTGATCATGTGGCCTGTTCTGCAGTCGATGCTGATATCTCCCGATCTCATCGTTGCAACCGGGAACGGCTGGTGGACTGGGGATACAAACATTGTTTCCATCCAACATGCAGCAGTAGTTGCTTGGGCCCGGCTCTTCGGTCTACCTGTCGTGTCGGCTTTCAACGGCTGA